The Streptomyces sp. NBC_00775 genome includes the window AGCACAAGGTTGCTGTCGGCGACATCGTTGAGGTTGACAAGATTTCCACTGCCAAGGTTGGCGACACGGTCGAGCTCTCGACCCTGCTCGTTGTCGACGGCGACGCCGTGACCAGCGACCCGTGGGTCCTTGCCGGCATCAAGGTCCAGGCCGAGGTCGTGGACCACCACAAGGGCGTCAAGATCGACATCCTTCGCTACAAGAACAAGACCGGCTACCGCCGTCGTCAGGGCCACCGCCAGCAGTACACGGCGATCAAGGTCACTGAGATCCCCGCGGCTGCGAAGTAAGGGTAGGGACTGAGACATGGCACACAAGAAGGGCGCATCGTCCACTCGGAACGGTCGCGACTCCAATGCTCAGCGGCTCGGCGTGAAGCGCTTCGGCGGTCAGGTCGTCAACGCCGGTGAGATCCTGGTCCGCCAGCGCGGCACCCACTTCCACCCGGGCAACGGCGTCGGCCGTGGCAAGGACGACACGCTGTTCGCCCTTGACGCCGGTGCGGTGGAGTTCGGTACTCACCGTGGCCGCAAGGTCGTGAACATCGTTCCGGTCGCCTGATCCAGTCCCTTCAGGACTCAGGCTCCGTAGAACAGAGTTCTTCGCGAGGCGGACCTCACTTCCCGAGAGGGAAGGCGGGTCCGCCTTTCGCGTGTTGTTAATAGATACAGCGCGCACAAGACATTCCGTAAGTAACTGGAGGC containing:
- the rpmA gene encoding 50S ribosomal protein L27 produces the protein MAHKKGASSTRNGRDSNAQRLGVKRFGGQVVNAGEILVRQRGTHFHPGNGVGRGKDDTLFALDAGAVEFGTHRGRKVVNIVPVA
- the rplU gene encoding 50S ribosomal protein L21, translating into MYAIVRSGGRQHKVAVGDIVEVDKISTAKVGDTVELSTLLVVDGDAVTSDPWVLAGIKVQAEVVDHHKGVKIDILRYKNKTGYRRRQGHRQQYTAIKVTEIPAAAK